One Penicillium oxalicum strain HP7-1 chromosome III, whole genome shotgun sequence genomic region harbors:
- a CDS encoding beta-tubulin produces MREIVHLQTGQCGNQIGAAFWQTIAGEHGLDGDGHYNGSSDLQLERMNVYFTHASGDKYVPRAVLVDLEPGTMDAVRAGPFGKLFRPDNFVFGQSGAGNNWAKGHYTEGAELVDQVIDVVRREAEACDCLQGFQITHSLGGGTGAGMGTLLISKIREEFPDRMMATFSVVPSPKVSDTVVEPYNATLSVHQLVEHSDATFCIDNEALYDICMRTLKLSSPSYGDLNHLVSAVMSGVTTSLRFPGQLNSDLRKLAVNMVPFPRLHFFMVGFAPLTSRGAYQYRQVSVPELTQQMFDPKNMMAASDFRNGRYLTCSALFRGQVSMKEVEDQMRNIQNKNSSYFVEWIPNNVQTALCSVPPRGLRMSSTFVGNSTSIQELFKRIGDQFTAMFRRKAFLHWYTGEGMDEMEFTEAESNMNDLVSEYQQYQEASISEGEEEYPAEDVHEEEM; encoded by the exons ATGCGTGAGATT GTTCACCTTCAGACTGGCCAGTGT GGTAACCAAATTGGTGCCGCTTTCTG GCAAACCATTGCTGGTGAGCACGGCCTTGACGGCGATGGCCA CTACAATGGTTCCTCCGACCTCCAGCTGGAGCGCATGAACGTCTACTTCACCCAC GCTAGCGGTGACAAGTATGTTCCCCGTGCCGTTCTCGTCGACCTGGAGCCCGGTACCATGGACGCTGTCCGTGCCGGTCCCTTTGGCAAGCTCTTCCGCCCCGACAACTTCGTCTTTGGCCAGTCTGGTGCTGGTAACAACTGGGCCAAGGGTCACTACACCGAGGGTGCCGAGCTCGTCGACCAGGTCATCGATGTTGTCCGCCGCGAGGCTGAGGCTTGCGACTGCCTCCAAGGTTTCCAGATCACCCACTCTCTGGGTGGTGGTACCGGTGCCGGTATGGGAACACTCCTGATCTCCAAGATTCGTGAGGAATTCCCCGACCGCATGATGGCCACTTTCTCCGTTGTTCCCTCCCCCAAGGTTTCCGACACCGTTGTCGAGCCTTACAACGCGACTCTGTCCGTCCACCAGCTTGTTGAACACTCCGACGCGACCTTCTGTATCGATAACGAG GCTCTCTACGACATTTGCATGCGCACTCTCAAGCTGAGCTCCCCCTCCTACGGTGACCTGAACCACCTGGTCTCTGCTGTCATGTCCGGTGTCACCACCTCCCTCCGTTTCCCCGGTCAGCTCAACTCCGATCTCCGCAAGCTGGCTGTCAACATGGTTCCCTTCCCTCGTCTGCACTTCTTCATGGTCGGCTTCGCTCCCCTGACCAGCCGCGGTGCCTACCAGTACCGCCAGGTCAGCGTGCCCGAGTTGACCCAGCAGATGTTCGACCCCAAGAACATGATGGCTGCTTCCGACTTCCGCAACGGCCGCTACCTCACTTGCTCCGCTCTGTTCCGCGGTCAGGTCTCCATGAAGGAGGTCGAGGACCAGATGCGCAACATCCAGAACAAGAACAGCAGCTACTTCGTTGAGTGGATTCCCAACAACGTCCAGACCGCGCTGTGCTCCGTTCCCCCCCGCGGTCTCCGCATGTCCTCCACCTTCGTCGGTAACTCCACCTCCATCCAGGAGCTCTTCAAGCGCATCGGCGACCAGTTCACTGCCATGTTCCGTCGCAAGGCTTTCTTGCATTGGTACACTGGTGAGGGTATGGACGAGATGGAGTTCACTGAGGCTGAGAGCAACATGAACGACCTTGTCTCCGAGTACCAGCAGTACCAGGAGGCCTCTATCtccgagggcgaggaggaata CCCCGCCGAGGACGTTCACGAAGAGGAGATGTAA